The following are encoded in a window of Chlorocebus sabaeus isolate Y175 chromosome 10, mChlSab1.0.hap1, whole genome shotgun sequence genomic DNA:
- the GPR148 gene encoding probable G-protein coupled receptor 148 produces MRDELAPCPAGTTWPALIQLISTTPCMPQAASNTSLGLGDLRVPSSMLYWLFLPSSLLAAATLAVSPLLLVTILRNQRLRQEPHYLLLANILLSDLAYVLLHMLISSSSLGGWELGRMACGILTDAVFAACTSTILSFTAAVLHTYLAVIHPLRYVSFMSHGAAWKAVALIWLVAFCFPTFLLWLSKWQDAQLEEQGASCILPLSMGTQQGCGPLAIVTYTSILCVLFLCMALIAYCFWRIYAEAKTSGIWGQGYSRARGTLLIHSVLITLYVSTGVVFSLDMVLTGYRHIDSGTHKWLLAANSEVLMMLPRAMLPYLYLLRYRQLLGTVRGHLPSRRHQALFTIS; encoded by the coding sequence ATGAGGGATGAGCTGGCACCTTGCCCCGCGGGCACTACTTGGCCAGCCCTGATCCAGCTCATCAGCACGACACCCTGCATGCCCCAAGCAGCCAGCAACACCTCCTTGGGCCTGGGGGACCTCAGGGTGCCCAGTTCCATGCTGTACTGGCTTTTCCTTCCCTCGAGCCTGCTGGCTGCAGCCACACTGGCTGTGAGCCCCCTGCTGCTGGTGACCATCCTGCGGAACCAACGGCTGCGACAGGAGCCCCACTACCTGCTCCTGGCCAACATCCTGCTCTCAGACCTGGCCTACGTTCTCCTCCACATGCTTATCTCCTCCAGcagcctgggaggctgggagcTGGGCCGCATGGCCTGTGGCATTCTCACTGATGCTGTCTTCGCCGCCTGCACCAGCACCATCCTGTCCTTCACAGCTGCTGTGCTGCACACCTACCTGGCAGTCATCCATCCACTGCGCTACGTCTCCTTCATGTCCCATGGGGCTGCCTGGAAGGCAGTGGCCCTCATCTGGCTGGTGGCCTTCTGCTTCCCCACATTCCTTCTTTGGCTCAGCAAGTGGCAGGATGCCCAGCTGGAGGAGCAAGGAGCTTCATGCATCCTACCACTGAGCATGGGCACCCAGCAGGGATGTGGCCCCCTGGCCATTGTTACCTACACCTCcattctgtgtgttctgttcctCTGCATGGCTCTCATTGCCTACTGCTTCTGGAGGATCTATGCAGAGGCCAAGACTTCAGGCATCTGGGGGCAGGGCTATTCCCGGGCCAGGGGCACCCTGCTGATCCACTCAGTGCTGATCACATTGTATGTGAGCACAGGGGTGGTGTTCTCCCTGGACATGGTGCTAACCGGGTACCGCCACATTGACTCTGGGACTCACAAATGGCTCCTGGCAGCTAACAGTGAGGTACTCATGATGCTTCCCCGTGCCATGCTCCCATACCTGTACCTGCTCCGCTACCGGCAGCTGTTGGGCACGGTCCGGGGCCACCTCCCATCCAGGAGGCACCAGGCCCTCTTTACTATTTCCTAG